One part of the Eubalaena glacialis isolate mEubGla1 chromosome 19, mEubGla1.1.hap2.+ XY, whole genome shotgun sequence genome encodes these proteins:
- the PIMREG gene encoding protein PIMREG translates to MGEEQLCSASGQRWALLGSTGQNRLSARQMASRWPAVGTSMRRRSLQSQEQLEESEALQPAVGHPDTSSGALDSLCRQFQRRLPLRAVSLNLRAGPSWKRLETPEPGQPGLQAAARSAKSALGAVSQRIQESCQSGTKWLVETQVKARRRKRGAQKGSGPPARSLSQRSARLSVAAPARPALDPREREQHRLSSPMGPHAHPRRRSRREAAFWSPYSSAEALCSPSESDSDLEPMGAGIQHLQKLSQELDEAIIAEESGDMTVSLIHD, encoded by the exons ATGGGTGAAGAGCAGCTGTGCTCGGCGTCTGGTCAGCGTTGGGCGCTGTTGG GGTCTACTGGGCAGAACAGACTCTCGGCCAGGCAGATGGCTTCTCGGTGGCCGGCCGTGGGGACCTCCATGCGTCGGAGGTCCCTACAGAGCCAGGAGCAGCTGGAGGAGAGCGAGGCCCTACAGCCTGCAGTTGGCCACCCAGACACCTCCAGCGGGGCCCTGGACTCCCTGTGCAGACAGTTCCAAAGGAGGCTGCCCCTGAGAGCAGTCAGCCTCAACCTCAGGGCGGGCCCCTCCTGGAAACGCCTGGAAACCCCAGAGCCAGGACAGCCCGGCCTCCAGGCTGCAGCTCGCTCAGCTAAGAGCGCCTTGGGTGCCGTGTCCCAG AGAATCCAGGAGTCCTGCCAAAGTGGCACCAAGTGGCTGGTGGAAACCCAGGTGAAagccaggaggaggaagagaggggcaCAGAAGGGCAGTGGCCCCCCCGCTCGCAGCCTGAGCCAGAGGAGCGCCCGGCTATCAGTGGCTGCCCCTGCCCGCCCAGCCCTGGACCCCCGGGAAAGGGAGCAGCACCGCCTCTCCAGCCCGATGGGCCCGCATGCCCACCCTCGGCGGCGGTCCAGGAGGGAGGCTGCCTTCTGGAGCCCCTACTCCTCAGCAGAGGCCCTCTGCTCCCCAAG CGAGTCTGACAGTGACCTAGAGCCCATGGGGGCAGGAATCCAGCATCTCCAGAAGCTGTCCCAAGAGCTGGATGAGGCCATCATAGCCGAGGAGAG TGGCGACATGACTGTTTCTCTCATTCATGACTGA